In Silene latifolia isolate original U9 population chromosome X, ASM4854445v1, whole genome shotgun sequence, the following proteins share a genomic window:
- the LOC141617070 gene encoding uncharacterized protein LOC141617070 has translation MGPELGLFPMASSSWKGKGVMGTNIDAIVWDEGIDEEDARGQLMLVGKIWAQKSINVKAAVDTMIKIWNPIKPIIGNIIDAKEKTFVFHFGAARDKEKVLENQPWHFDKFVWCFNEANHAGKITNTPLFHVPFWARVYDLPISGRKSEANAMRMRAMLGSYIGMEVGPNPEMDRAIRIRILHDVRNPLKAVIPIRLNSGKVESFEVKI, from the exons ATGG gACCAGAACTAGGGCTTTTTCCGATGGCTTCATCTTCGTGGAAAGGGAAAGGGGTGATGGGAACGAACATTGATGCAATTGTGTGGGATGAAGGAATTGATGAGGAAGATGCGAGGGGGCAGTTGATGCTGGTGGGTAAGATATGGGCACAAAAATCAATCAATGTGAAGGCGGCTGTTGACACGATGATTAAGATTTGGAACCCTATCAAACCAATTATTGGCAATATTATCGATGCTAAGGAGAAGACTTTTGTGTTTCATTTTGGGGCGGCGCGTGATAAGGAGAAGGTGTTGGAAAACCAACCTTGGCACTTCGACAAATTTGTGTGGTGTTTCAATGAGGCAAATCATGCGGGTAAGATCACGAATACTCCTCTTTTTCACGTTCCATTTTGGGCGAGGGTATACGATTTGCCAATTTCTGGACGCAAGAGCGAGGCTAATGCTATGAGGATGAGGGCGATGCTAGGTTCGTACATTGGGATGGAGGTAGGGCCTAATCCTGAGATGGATAGGGCTATTCGGATCAGAATTTTGCATGATGTCAGAAACCCTTTGAAGGCTGTGATTCCCATTCGTCTGAACTCTGGGAAGGTGGAGTCGTTTGAGGTAAAAATATGA